A window of Pan paniscus chromosome 10, NHGRI_mPanPan1-v2.0_pri, whole genome shotgun sequence contains these coding sequences:
- the BCL2L14 gene encoding apoptosis facilitator Bcl-2-like protein 14 isoform X2: protein MCSTSACDLEEIPLDDDDLNTIEFKILAYYTRHHVFKSTPALFSPKLLRTRTLSQRGLGNCSANESWTEVSWPCRNSQSSEKAINLGKKKSSWKAFFGVVEKEDSQSTPAKVSAQGQRTLEYQDSHSQQWSRCLSNVEQCLEHEAVDPKVVSIANRVAEIVYSWPPPQATQAGGFKSKEIFVAEGLPFQLQGHGPVASSSKKDEEEQILAKIVELLKYSGDQLERKLKKDKALMGHFQDGLSYSVFKTITDQVLMGVDTRGESEVNAQGFKAALVIDVTAKLTAIDNHPMNRVLGFGTKYLKENFSPWIQQHDGWEKILGISHEEVD from the exons ATGTGTAGCACCAGTGCGTGTGACCTGGAAGAAATCCCCCTAGATGATGATGACCTAAACACCATAGAATTCAAAATTCTCGCCTACTACACCAGACATCATGTCTTCAAGAGCACCCCTGCTCTCTTCTCACCAAAGCTGCTGAGAACAAGaactttgtcccagaggggcctGGGGAATTGTTCAGCAAATGAGTCATGGACAGAGGTGTCATGGCCTTGCAGAAATTCCCAATCCAGTGAGAAGGCCATAAACCTTGGCAAGAAAAAGTCTTCTTGGAAAGCATTCTTTGGAGTAGTGGAGAAGGAAGATTCGCAGAGCACGCCTGCCAAGGTCTCTGCTCAGGGTCAAAGGACGTTGGAATACCAAGATTCGCACAGCCAGCAGTGGTCCAGGTGTCTTTCTAACGTGGAGCAATGCTTGGAGCATGAAG CTGTGGACCCCAAAGTCGTTTCCATTGCCAACCGAGTAGCTGAAATTGTTTATTCCTGGCCACCACCACAAGCGACCCAGGCAGGAGGCTTCAAGTCCAAAGAGATTTTTGTAGCTGAGGGTCTCCCCTTCCAGCTCCAAGGCCACGGGCCTGTAGCTTCAAGTTCTAAGAAAG ATGAAGAAGAACAAATACTAGCCAAAATTGTTGAGCTGCTGAAATATTCAGGAGATCAGTTGGAAAGAAAG CTGAAGAAAGATAAGGCTTTGATGGGCCACTTCCAGGATGGGCTGTCCTACTCTGTTTTCAAGACCATCACAGACCAGGTCCTAATGGGTGTGGACACCAGGGGAGAATCAGAGGTCAATGCTCAGGGTTTTAAGGCTGCCCTTGTAATAGACGTCACGGCCAAGCTCACAGCTATTGACAACCACCCGATGAACAGGGTCCTGGGCTTTGGCACCAAGTACCTGAAAGAGAACTTCTCGCCATGGATCCAGCAGCACGATGGATGG GAAAAAATACTTGGGATATCACATGAAGAAGTAGACTGA
- the BCL2L14 gene encoding apoptosis facilitator Bcl-2-like protein 14 isoform X1: MCSTSACDLEEIPLDDDDLNTIEFKILAYYTRHHVFKSTPALFSPKLLRTRTLSQRGLGNCSANESWTEVSWPCRNSQSSEKAINLGKKKSSWKAFFGVVEKEDSQSTPAKVSAQGQRTLEYQDSHSQQWSRCLSNVEQCLEHEAVDPKVVSIANRVAEIVYSWPPPQATQAGGFKSKEIFVAEGLPFQLQGHGPVASSSKKDEEEQILAKIVELLKYSGDQLERKLKKDKALMGHFQDGLSYSVFKTITDQVLMGVDTRGESEVNAQGFKAALVIDVTAKLTAIDNHPMNRVLGFGTKYLKENFSPWIQQHDGWVSVSYLKTNFLRTQKRWDGFFFFF; the protein is encoded by the exons ATGTGTAGCACCAGTGCGTGTGACCTGGAAGAAATCCCCCTAGATGATGATGACCTAAACACCATAGAATTCAAAATTCTCGCCTACTACACCAGACATCATGTCTTCAAGAGCACCCCTGCTCTCTTCTCACCAAAGCTGCTGAGAACAAGaactttgtcccagaggggcctGGGGAATTGTTCAGCAAATGAGTCATGGACAGAGGTGTCATGGCCTTGCAGAAATTCCCAATCCAGTGAGAAGGCCATAAACCTTGGCAAGAAAAAGTCTTCTTGGAAAGCATTCTTTGGAGTAGTGGAGAAGGAAGATTCGCAGAGCACGCCTGCCAAGGTCTCTGCTCAGGGTCAAAGGACGTTGGAATACCAAGATTCGCACAGCCAGCAGTGGTCCAGGTGTCTTTCTAACGTGGAGCAATGCTTGGAGCATGAAG CTGTGGACCCCAAAGTCGTTTCCATTGCCAACCGAGTAGCTGAAATTGTTTATTCCTGGCCACCACCACAAGCGACCCAGGCAGGAGGCTTCAAGTCCAAAGAGATTTTTGTAGCTGAGGGTCTCCCCTTCCAGCTCCAAGGCCACGGGCCTGTAGCTTCAAGTTCTAAGAAAG ATGAAGAAGAACAAATACTAGCCAAAATTGTTGAGCTGCTGAAATATTCAGGAGATCAGTTGGAAAGAAAG CTGAAGAAAGATAAGGCTTTGATGGGCCACTTCCAGGATGGGCTGTCCTACTCTGTTTTCAAGACCATCACAGACCAGGTCCTAATGGGTGTGGACACCAGGGGAGAATCAGAGGTCAATGCTCAGGGTTTTAAGGCTGCCCTTGTAATAGACGTCACGGCCAAGCTCACAGCTATTGACAACCACCCGATGAACAGGGTCCTGGGCTTTGGCACCAAGTACCTGAAAGAGAACTTCTCGCCATGGATCCAGCAGCACGATGGATGGGTAAGCGTatcctatttaaaaacaaattttctcaGAACTCAGAAGAGAtgggatggattttttttttttttttaa
- the BCL2L14 gene encoding apoptosis facilitator Bcl-2-like protein 14 isoform X3, which produces MCSTSACDLEEIPLDDDDLNTIEFKILAYYTRHHVFKSTPALFSPKLLRTRTLSQRGLGNCSANESWTEVSWPCRNSQSSEKAINLGKKKSSWKAFFGVVEKEDSQSTPAKVSAQGQRTLEYQDSHSQQWSRCLSNVEQCLEHEAVDPKVVSIANRVAEIVYSWPPPQATQAGGFKSKEIFVAEGLPFQLQGHGPVASSSKKVRPRWILGLHLPKEQGEGSPSKGIRVSQPRCRAVATLKGPQLPQRLRGPCEELEERRRPLSLLKKTM; this is translated from the exons ATGTGTAGCACCAGTGCGTGTGACCTGGAAGAAATCCCCCTAGATGATGATGACCTAAACACCATAGAATTCAAAATTCTCGCCTACTACACCAGACATCATGTCTTCAAGAGCACCCCTGCTCTCTTCTCACCAAAGCTGCTGAGAACAAGaactttgtcccagaggggcctGGGGAATTGTTCAGCAAATGAGTCATGGACAGAGGTGTCATGGCCTTGCAGAAATTCCCAATCCAGTGAGAAGGCCATAAACCTTGGCAAGAAAAAGTCTTCTTGGAAAGCATTCTTTGGAGTAGTGGAGAAGGAAGATTCGCAGAGCACGCCTGCCAAGGTCTCTGCTCAGGGTCAAAGGACGTTGGAATACCAAGATTCGCACAGCCAGCAGTGGTCCAGGTGTCTTTCTAACGTGGAGCAATGCTTGGAGCATGAAG CTGTGGACCCCAAAGTCGTTTCCATTGCCAACCGAGTAGCTGAAATTGTTTATTCCTGGCCACCACCACAAGCGACCCAGGCAGGAGGCTTCAAGTCCAAAGAGATTTTTGTAGCTGAGGGTCTCCCCTTCCAGCTCCAAGGCCACGGGCCTGTAGCTTCAAGTTCTAAGAAAG TGAGGCCACGGTGGATCTTGGGTTTGCACCTCCCTAAAGAACAAGGTGAAGGTTCTCCCTCCAAAGGTATCCGGGTCTCCCAACCCCGATGCAGAGCGGTAGCCACACTAAAGGGGCCACAGCTGCCACAGAGGCTCAGGGGACCGTGTGAAGAgctggaggagaggaggaggcctCTGAGTCTGCTAAAAAAAACAATGTGA